One window of the Clupea harengus chromosome 20, Ch_v2.0.2, whole genome shotgun sequence genome contains the following:
- the LOC105906221 gene encoding tumor necrosis factor ligand superfamily member 13B-like isoform X2: MTAMANEKPIQRGNVTVIPWTVAIHQGSAVTASDNKIIVQQDSYFMVFGQVLYHNQGTIMGHLIRQHPANASGTETGYRDLFRCLQEMPTENSANTCYTAGIVKLDRNDQLELVIPDRPHTQVAMDTESTFFGIIQLQ; encoded by the exons ATGACAGCCATGGCAAACGAAAAGCCCATAcagagag GTAATGTGACGGTAATTCCATGGACGGTTGCCATCCACCAAGGTTCAGCTGTCACTGCATCAGACAACAAAATCATCGTCCAACAAGACAGTTACTTCATGGTGTTTGGCCAG GTTCTGTATCACAACCAAGGAACCATTATGGGCCACCTGATCCGCCAGCACCCAGCCAACGCGTCTGGAACCGAGACAGGGTACCGAGACCTGTTCCGCTGCCTCCAGGAGATGCCTACGGAAAACAGCGCAAACACATGTTACACCGCAG GGATCGTGAAGCTTGATCGCAACGACCAGCTGGAGTTGGTCATTCCCGATCGGCCTCACACACAAGTAGCCATGGATACGGAATCAACCTTCTTTGGAATCATTCAGCTGCAATAA
- the LOC105906220 gene encoding ectodysplasin-A-like isoform X3 translates to MACESLVDKFMESASRPQLHQPCTCKKRCNNCNVFLGFFILSLALHFITLSCFLDLRSEVKREIALKKREPASAVGGSSQMKVYHTDDSEEDIPPEPSPPEQTPEGISERRVQVTGGSGSTLWRTKRGTNRRHDSESSSGKRKDKGKKGRRRQIGAPGPPGPPGPPGPQGPPGIPGIPGIPGSNAHGPGGPPGPPGPKGPPGPQGPAGAVDKSKIKEFQPAVVHLQGQETTIQVREEGVLKNWKMISVHHKVFKMHSRSGELEVLVDGIYFIYSQVEIYYLNFTDIASYEVLVDRTPFLRCTCSIETGQRKFNTCYTAGVSLLRARQRISIRMVYEDTLISMTDHTTFLGSVRLGDIPPAGQA, encoded by the exons ATGGCATGCGAATCTTTAGTGGACAAGTTCATGGAGAGCGCGTCAAGACCTCAACTCCATCAGCCTTGCACGTGCAAAAAGAGGTGCAACAATTGCAACGTATTCCTCGGGTTTTTCATCCTGTCTCTGGCGCTACACTTTATAACCCTGTCCTGCTTTCTGGACCTACGGTCTGAGGTGAAGCGGGAGATTGCACTGAAGAAACGAGAGCCGGCGTCAGCTGTCGGCGGATCTTCCCAGATGAAGGTGTACCACACCGATGACTCGGAAGAGGACATCCCCCCTGAACCCAGCCCGCCTGAG CAGACACCAGAGGGGATTTCGGAGAGACGCGTCCAGGTGACGGGGGGATCTGGCAGCACACTTTGGCGGACGAAACGCGGCACCAACCGAAGACATGACTCAG AATCCTCCTCCGGTAAACGGAAAGATAAAGGCAAGAAAG GCAGGAGGCGACAGATTGGGGCTCCTGGTCCTCCAGGCCCTCCTGGCCCCCCAGGCCCTCAGGGTCCCCCAGGAATTCCCGGTATTCCGGGGATCCCAGGCTCCAATGCCCATGGGCCGGGTGGACCACCCGGACCGCCTGGGCCAAAGGGCCCGCCTGGCCCCCAGGGGCCAGCAG gtGCTGTGGACAAGAGCAAAATAAAAGAATTCCAG CCTGCTGTGGTGCATTTGCAGGGCCAGGAAACAACCATACAAGTTAGAGAAG AGGGCGTCCTGAAAAACTGGAAGATGATCTCCGTGCATCACAAGGTCTTCAAGATGCACTCACGCTCCGGCGAGCTGGAGGTGCTGGTGGATGGCATCTACTTCATCTATAGTCAGGTAGAA ATTTACTACCTCAACTTCACGGACATTGCCAGCTACGAGGTGCTGGTGGACCGTACGCCGTTCCTGCGTTGCACCTGCAGCATTGAGACGGGCCAGCGCAAGTTCAACACGTGCTACACGGCCGGCGTGAGCCTGCTGCGCGCGCGCCAGCGCATCTCCATCCGCATGGTGTACGAGGACACGCTGATCAGCATGACTGACCACACAACCTTTCTGGGCAGTGTGCGGCTGGGGGACATCCCGCCCGCCGGTCAAGCATGA
- the LOC105906220 gene encoding ectodysplasin-A-like isoform X2, whose translation MACESLVDKFMESASRPQLHQPCTCKKRCNNCNVFLGFFILSLALHFITLSCFLDLRSEVKREIALKKREPASAVGGSSQMKVYHTDDSEEDIPPEPSPPETPEGISERRVQVTGGSGSTLWRTKRGTNRRHDSESSSGKRKDKGKKGRRRQIGAPGPPGPPGPPGPQGPPGIPGIPGIPGSNAHGPGGPPGPPGPKGPPGPQGPAGAVDKSKIKEFQPAVVHLQGQETTIQVREDLSEGVLKNWKMISVHHKVFKMHSRSGELEVLVDGIYFIYSQVEIYYLNFTDIASYEVLVDRTPFLRCTCSIETGQRKFNTCYTAGVSLLRARQRISIRMVYEDTLISMTDHTTFLGSVRLGDIPPAGQA comes from the exons ATGGCATGCGAATCTTTAGTGGACAAGTTCATGGAGAGCGCGTCAAGACCTCAACTCCATCAGCCTTGCACGTGCAAAAAGAGGTGCAACAATTGCAACGTATTCCTCGGGTTTTTCATCCTGTCTCTGGCGCTACACTTTATAACCCTGTCCTGCTTTCTGGACCTACGGTCTGAGGTGAAGCGGGAGATTGCACTGAAGAAACGAGAGCCGGCGTCAGCTGTCGGCGGATCTTCCCAGATGAAGGTGTACCACACCGATGACTCGGAAGAGGACATCCCCCCTGAACCCAGCCCGCCTGAG ACACCAGAGGGGATTTCGGAGAGACGCGTCCAGGTGACGGGGGGATCTGGCAGCACACTTTGGCGGACGAAACGCGGCACCAACCGAAGACATGACTCAG AATCCTCCTCCGGTAAACGGAAAGATAAAGGCAAGAAAG GCAGGAGGCGACAGATTGGGGCTCCTGGTCCTCCAGGCCCTCCTGGCCCCCCAGGCCCTCAGGGTCCCCCAGGAATTCCCGGTATTCCGGGGATCCCAGGCTCCAATGCCCATGGGCCGGGTGGACCACCCGGACCGCCTGGGCCAAAGGGCCCGCCTGGCCCCCAGGGGCCAGCAG gtGCTGTGGACAAGAGCAAAATAAAAGAATTCCAG CCTGCTGTGGTGCATTTGCAGGGCCAGGAAACAACCATACAAGTTAGAGAAG ATCTTTCAGAGGGCGTCCTGAAAAACTGGAAGATGATCTCCGTGCATCACAAGGTCTTCAAGATGCACTCACGCTCCGGCGAGCTGGAGGTGCTGGTGGATGGCATCTACTTCATCTATAGTCAGGTAGAA ATTTACTACCTCAACTTCACGGACATTGCCAGCTACGAGGTGCTGGTGGACCGTACGCCGTTCCTGCGTTGCACCTGCAGCATTGAGACGGGCCAGCGCAAGTTCAACACGTGCTACACGGCCGGCGTGAGCCTGCTGCGCGCGCGCCAGCGCATCTCCATCCGCATGGTGTACGAGGACACGCTGATCAGCATGACTGACCACACAACCTTTCTGGGCAGTGTGCGGCTGGGGGACATCCCGCCCGCCGGTCAAGCATGA
- the LOC105906220 gene encoding ectodysplasin-A-like isoform X1, with amino-acid sequence MACESLVDKFMESASRPQLHQPCTCKKRCNNCNVFLGFFILSLALHFITLSCFLDLRSEVKREIALKKREPASAVGGSSQMKVYHTDDSEEDIPPEPSPPEQTPEGISERRVQVTGGSGSTLWRTKRGTNRRHDSESSSGKRKDKGKKGRRRQIGAPGPPGPPGPPGPQGPPGIPGIPGIPGSNAHGPGGPPGPPGPKGPPGPQGPAGAVDKSKIKEFQPAVVHLQGQETTIQVREDLSEGVLKNWKMISVHHKVFKMHSRSGELEVLVDGIYFIYSQVEIYYLNFTDIASYEVLVDRTPFLRCTCSIETGQRKFNTCYTAGVSLLRARQRISIRMVYEDTLISMTDHTTFLGSVRLGDIPPAGQA; translated from the exons ATGGCATGCGAATCTTTAGTGGACAAGTTCATGGAGAGCGCGTCAAGACCTCAACTCCATCAGCCTTGCACGTGCAAAAAGAGGTGCAACAATTGCAACGTATTCCTCGGGTTTTTCATCCTGTCTCTGGCGCTACACTTTATAACCCTGTCCTGCTTTCTGGACCTACGGTCTGAGGTGAAGCGGGAGATTGCACTGAAGAAACGAGAGCCGGCGTCAGCTGTCGGCGGATCTTCCCAGATGAAGGTGTACCACACCGATGACTCGGAAGAGGACATCCCCCCTGAACCCAGCCCGCCTGAG CAGACACCAGAGGGGATTTCGGAGAGACGCGTCCAGGTGACGGGGGGATCTGGCAGCACACTTTGGCGGACGAAACGCGGCACCAACCGAAGACATGACTCAG AATCCTCCTCCGGTAAACGGAAAGATAAAGGCAAGAAAG GCAGGAGGCGACAGATTGGGGCTCCTGGTCCTCCAGGCCCTCCTGGCCCCCCAGGCCCTCAGGGTCCCCCAGGAATTCCCGGTATTCCGGGGATCCCAGGCTCCAATGCCCATGGGCCGGGTGGACCACCCGGACCGCCTGGGCCAAAGGGCCCGCCTGGCCCCCAGGGGCCAGCAG gtGCTGTGGACAAGAGCAAAATAAAAGAATTCCAG CCTGCTGTGGTGCATTTGCAGGGCCAGGAAACAACCATACAAGTTAGAGAAG ATCTTTCAGAGGGCGTCCTGAAAAACTGGAAGATGATCTCCGTGCATCACAAGGTCTTCAAGATGCACTCACGCTCCGGCGAGCTGGAGGTGCTGGTGGATGGCATCTACTTCATCTATAGTCAGGTAGAA ATTTACTACCTCAACTTCACGGACATTGCCAGCTACGAGGTGCTGGTGGACCGTACGCCGTTCCTGCGTTGCACCTGCAGCATTGAGACGGGCCAGCGCAAGTTCAACACGTGCTACACGGCCGGCGTGAGCCTGCTGCGCGCGCGCCAGCGCATCTCCATCCGCATGGTGTACGAGGACACGCTGATCAGCATGACTGACCACACAACCTTTCTGGGCAGTGTGCGGCTGGGGGACATCCCGCCCGCCGGTCAAGCATGA
- the LOC105906221 gene encoding tumor necrosis factor ligand superfamily member 13B-like isoform X1, with amino-acid sequence MCHNCLTVRYRGNMLSHQHRDRLTKEEVRGSLQEHKYRKSSSFFFFAIGRHSFISQETLPGLMILSHLRTGERVRSAVFAEKRLGFAAGLGLLMSYCTLLVSVTVVTLCLSIVLIQEVRVLKTDLNGIKRDLHSPLAHRSVKEFSYGLFMSSMWEHSFKRPRNKREQDVWTTQASFLQMTAMANEKPIQRGNVTVIPWTVAIHQGSAVTASDNKIIVQQDSYFMVFGQVLYHNQGTIMGHLIRQHPANASGTETGYRDLFRCLQEMPTENSANTCYTAGIVKLDRNDQLELVIPDRPHTQVAMDTESTFFGIIQLQ; translated from the exons ATGTGCCATAATTGCCTTACTGTGAGGTATAGAGGAAACATGCTTAGCCATCAACATAGGGATCGCTTAACCAAAGAGGAAGTAAGAGGCAGCCTACAAGAGCACAAGTACAGAAAgagttcctctttttttttttttgcaataggCCGACATTCATTTATCTCACAGGAAACGTTGCCTGGGCTTATGATTTTGTCACATTTACGGACAGGAGAGCGGGTTAGATCGGCAGTTTTTGCTGAGAAACGTCTGGGTTTTGCCGCAGGATTAGGCCTACTTATGAGTTATTGCACTCTTCTCGTCTCAGTCACAGTAGTgactttgtgtctgagcatcgTCCTCATCCAGGAGGTCAGGGTTTTAAAAACAGATCTCAACGGAATTAAAAGAGACCTTCACTCCCCCTTGGCTCATCGGTCAGTGAAAGAGTTCAGCTATGGACTGTTTATGTCTAGCATGTGGGAG CATTCGTTTAAAAGGCCTCGGAACAAACGAGAGCAAGACGTCTGGACCA CTCAGGCATCATTCTTGCAGATGACAGCCATGGCAAACGAAAAGCCCATAcagagag GTAATGTGACGGTAATTCCATGGACGGTTGCCATCCACCAAGGTTCAGCTGTCACTGCATCAGACAACAAAATCATCGTCCAACAAGACAGTTACTTCATGGTGTTTGGCCAG GTTCTGTATCACAACCAAGGAACCATTATGGGCCACCTGATCCGCCAGCACCCAGCCAACGCGTCTGGAACCGAGACAGGGTACCGAGACCTGTTCCGCTGCCTCCAGGAGATGCCTACGGAAAACAGCGCAAACACATGTTACACCGCAG GGATCGTGAAGCTTGATCGCAACGACCAGCTGGAGTTGGTCATTCCCGATCGGCCTCACACACAAGTAGCCATGGATACGGAATCAACCTTCTTTGGAATCATTCAGCTGCAATAA